From the genome of Marinitoga sp. 38H-ov:
AACTAAAACTGGTGCGTCTTTAAATTCTATTAATCTTTCAACTTCTTCTCCATGTTTTACAATCTTTGGCGCTCTTATAAATGTAACTTTTATATCTTTTCCATTGAACTTTAATATTTCTTCAAAAGAGAATACTTGTCTTCCATATGCATTTCTCTCAACATATATATCAATAAGTCCTAATGTTTCTTGTTGTGGATAATTTGCTATTCCTTTTGATACAACTATCATACCAGCACATGTTCCAAATATTGGAAATCCTTCTTTTTTCTTTAATTCTTCCCAAATACCTGTTTTTTTCATTAATTTTGATATAGTTGTACTTTCTCCACCAGGAATTATTAAACCTTC
Proteins encoded in this window:
- the pdxT gene encoding pyridoxal 5'-phosphate synthase glutaminase subunit PdxT; the protein is MKIGVLAVQGDIREHANMIEKIGHTPVLVKSIETLNEVEGLIIPGGESTTISKLMKKTGIWEELKKKEGFPIFGTCAGMIVVSKGIANYPQQETLGLIDIYVERNAYGRQVFSFEEILKFNGKDIKVTFIRAPKIVKHGEEVERLIEFKDAPVLVRQNNILAASFHPEIEDDPSVHAYFVEEMVAKKQVK